The following are from one region of the Phycisphaerae bacterium genome:
- a CDS encoding ATP-binding protein, translating into MNRRKTAQATPDDLRRQLQLLKLPFILEHFEELAQQAGAQQWSHVDFLARLIEGEATLRQDQARQRRIRNAGFPVLKTLQQFDFTWPTKINRLAVQNLFRLKFIEDKANAILIGGVGLGKTHLAIALGWAACQAGPRVRFATAIDIINSLAAAQKAGRLVQKLREYTRPDLLIIDELGYLPIDKHGADLLFQIISHRYERGAIVLTTNKAYKHWPSMFNNDSTLTSAILDRVLHHAETIIIEGKSYRMKDRIDP; encoded by the coding sequence ATGAATCGCCGCAAGACCGCCCAAGCGACGCCGGATGACCTGCGTCGGCAACTCCAGTTGCTCAAACTGCCGTTTATCCTGGAACACTTCGAGGAACTGGCCCAGCAGGCCGGGGCCCAGCAGTGGTCTCACGTGGACTTCCTCGCCCGTCTGATCGAGGGTGAGGCCACCCTGCGTCAGGACCAGGCCCGCCAGCGGCGCATCCGAAACGCCGGCTTCCCCGTGCTCAAGACTCTCCAGCAGTTCGACTTCACCTGGCCGACGAAGATCAATCGGCTGGCGGTCCAGAACCTCTTCCGCCTCAAGTTCATCGAGGATAAAGCCAACGCGATCCTGATCGGTGGGGTGGGCCTGGGAAAAACGCATCTGGCGATCGCTCTGGGCTGGGCCGCTTGTCAGGCGGGTCCGCGGGTCCGTTTCGCCACTGCCATCGACATCATCAACAGCCTCGCGGCCGCCCAGAAAGCCGGGCGTCTGGTTCAGAAACTCAGGGAATACACCCGCCCGGATCTATTGATTATCGATGAACTAGGGTATCTGCCCATCGACAAGCACGGGGCCGACCTGCTCTTCCAGATCATCAGCCATCGGTACGAACGCGGGGCCATCGTGCTGACCACCAACAAGGCCTACAAGCACTGGCCCTCGATGTTCAACAACGACAGCACCCTGACCTCGGCCATCCTCGACCGCGTCCTGCACCACGCCGAGACCATTATCATCGAAGGTAAAAGCTACCGCATGAAGGACCGTATCGATCCGTGA